The following are encoded together in the Humulus lupulus chromosome 5, drHumLupu1.1, whole genome shotgun sequence genome:
- the LOC133779038 gene encoding uncharacterized protein LOC133779038: MVLIPKKPSPTTMGDLRPISLCNIIYKIMSKTLANCLKEVLEHCISGNQSTFLLVRLISYNIMVSFEILHYLKRKSKGKTWIMDFKLDMSKSYDKVELCYLEAIMTKMVFHRRLVQLIITCVSTVTYKVASSGRLIGPFTPTCGILQGDMLSPHLFLLCGEGFYSLLRHFEHKGWLHGCKVASGAPLVSHMLFADDSYLYCRVLVEEARNVQLLLRNFEQASEQKVNMAKSYIFFSTNTSQTIRESLCELMSMNNTTPHTLYLGLPSLVGRNKNTILGFLKVKFRKRVQNWDGKLLSRASEEVFLKSIAQSLPSYAMSFFLLPLGLCSDLERLMCCFWWKASTSTGRDRNELVWKGVCIEEQHVYVATVNHLNQWNIAHKNDTKVDKAPTPNLGSIEHWTRPMTNMIRINVDATIFPDIDSFGIAHCLARSADSYTRCVYKDSDIPVVLYSLVLADLAV, encoded by the exons ATGGTTCTAATTCCTAAGAAGCCTTCCCCTACCACCATGGGAGACCTTAGACCGATTTCTCTATGCAACATTATTTATAAGATTATGTCAAAAACTCTTGCTAACTGCCTGAAGGAGGTTTTGGAGCATTGTATTTCAGGTAACCAAAGTACTTTTCTCCTTGTGCGTTTAATTTCGTACAATATTATGGTTTCTTTTGAGATTCTCCATTATCTTAAAAGGAAATCTAAAGGCAAGACATGGATTATGGATTTCAAGCTTGATATGAGCAAGTCCTATGATAAGGTGGAGTTGTGCTACTTAGAGGCCATAATGACCAAGATGGTTTTCcatagaagattggttcagttgaTTATAACCTGTGTTTCAACAGTGACTTACAAGGTGGCTTCTAGTGGTCGATTGATAGGGCCTTTTACACCTACTTGTGGTATCCTCCAAGGTGACATGCTTTCCCCCCACTTGTTCCTTTTATGTGGAGAAGGATTCTATTCTTTACTTCGTCACTTTGAGCATAAGGGTTGGCTCCATGGATGTAAGGTTGCTAGTGGTGCTCCTTTGGTGTCCCATATGTTGTTTGCCGATGATAGTTATCTTTATTGCCGGGTTTTAGTTGAGGAGGCTAGAAATGTTCAGCTCTTATTGAGAAATTTTGAGCAAGCTTCCGAGCAAAAAGTTAATATGGCCAAGTCCTATATCTTTTTTAGTACTAACACTTCTCAGACTATTCGTGAGAGTCTGTGTGAGCTGATGAGTATGAATAACACTACTCCCCACACTCTTTATTTAGGGCTCCCTAGTTTGGTTGGAAGAAACAAGAACACTATTTTGGGATTTCTTAAAGTTAAATTTAGGAAAAGAGTTCAGAATTGGGATGGGAAACTTCTTTCTCGAGCTAGTGAGGAAGTTTTCCTTAAATCCATAGCTCAATCTCTGCCTTCCTATGCTATGAGTTTTTTCCTTCTTCCTTTGGGCCTTTGTTCAGATTTGGAGAGACTTATGTGCTGTTTTTGGTGGAAAGCTTCTACTAGTACTGGTCGGG ATCGTAATGAGCTGGTGTGGAAAGGAGTTTGTATTGAAGAGCAACATGTATATGTAGCTACTGTTAATCATCTTAATCAGTGGAATATAGCTCATAAGAATGACACGAAGGTTGACAAAGCCCCAACCCCAAATTTGGGGAGTATTGAGCACTGGACTAGACCCATGACTAACATGATTAGGATTAATGTGGATGCTACCATTTTTCCTGATATTGATTCTTTTGGCATTG CTCACTGCTTAGCTAGGAGTGCTGATTCTTATACAAGGTGTGTATATAAAGACTCTGATATTCCTGTTGTTTTGTATTCTTTGGTGCTGGCTGATTTAGCCGTTTAA
- the LOC133780351 gene encoding uncharacterized protein LOC133780351, which translates to MAEAENMGVDQILNRALNEIASALLTATTAHTCAQATIDQARAKAIERYQVKAAEELQAAEARHVGELEVVTQQKDAAVAKLAEAESSKAAIRKQRDDFQESSRIQYREVKRLKEELLAKDKAIAVFESQVEQLNLTNAKDLERYKNVTLWCFYDFWKHNRGANFDYLPEDARNDELARCTARLAKEEERARIPVSPSIAGAEEGGVVEDTTNQNVDKDPPAPNAS; encoded by the exons atggctgaggcagagaatatgggggttgaccaaattctgaacagggccctaaacgaAATTGCCAGC GCCTTGCTGACTGCAACTACTGCTCATACCTGTGCccaagctaccatcgaccaggctcgggcaaaggccatcgagaggtaccaggtgaaagctgctgaggagcttcaggctgcagaagctaGGCAtgttggggagttggaggtggtcactcAACAGAAGGATGCTGCAGTGGCAAAGCTGGCAGAGGCTGAGTCTTCTAAGGCAGCCAtaaggaagcagagggatgactTCCAAGAGTCCAGCCGTATCCAATACCGTGAAGTCAAGAGGCTTAAGGAGGAGCTTCTTGCTAAGGACAAGGCCATAGCCGTTTttgagagccaagtggagcagctTAACCttaccaatgccaaagatctggaaaggtacaagaatgtgacactttggtgtttctacgacttctggaaacacaaccggggtgccaactttgactaccttccagaagatgccaggaatgatgagctggcccgctgcactgctcgattggctaaagaagaggaaagagcaaggatccctgtttccccaagcatcgctggcgcagaggaaggagGGGTTGTTGAGGATACGACCAATCAAAAtgttgataaagaccctcctgctcctaatgcttcttga